The DNA region GGAGATGGCGGAGGTGGTGCTGCATATATACGATGTGACGAATAGTGGATCGGACAAGACGAATAGCACCATTCTGCAGATCAACAAGATCTTCAAGGACGGTATCGGCCTCGGCGGCATCTTCCACAGCGCCGTTCaggttcctcctcctcctcctcctctctctctgtgtcTTCCTCTTGTGTACTCGCGGTTGCATGTATGTGTATGTAATCTCAAAGCGGACGTGTAATTGGTAGTTGGAGTGCTGTGAATTTGGGGGAGATTTAGGGCTTTAATCTGAAAGTGGACATGTAATTGCTAGTTGAAGttaataattttcttgattgatTGTAAACCTTTGATTTGAGTTTGATCTGAATACTGAAAAAGTTTTAATTTTCGCTATTACCTTTATGATTTGCGTTTGCGGTTTATAATTTTCAGTAAGCTGCTTTATGTTGCCTTAATAGATGTTTCACGATACAATGCCTTTATGTTGAATCTTCGTTGCCAGTCAAGAAACTCTGATGATTCTTATATGGAGAATGGCTAGAGTTTGGCTCTCTGTTTTATTACGTAAAGACAGTTAAAAGTTGCAACGTAGCGGCTTATATTTCggtttgtaattgtttatgcTCTATTGGACAGGTTTATGGAGACGATGAATGGTCATTTGGGTTCTGTGAACAAGGATCTGGTGTGTTTAGTTGCCCTTCTGGGAAAAATCCAATGTACACATATCGTGAAAGCATTGTTCTTGGGACAACGCATTGTTCGATCTTCAAGGTTAACCAAATCTTGAGGGAACTGAGTAGAGAGTGGCCAGGGTATTCGTATGACCTGTTATCAAAAAACTGCAATCACTTTTGTGATGAGTTATGTGAAAGGCTTGGGGTGCCAAAGCTTCCAGGTAACTTTGTGAGATCGTAGGGTTTACCGGCTATACTAAAGATTTATTTTCTATGCAATTGCGCGTTTACTTGACCGATCATAAGTACAATGGCCGGTGATTTGTTCTTGTTTCGGTCAGTTCCCTAATATATGGTTGTGCGTTTATGATCTTCGTGTTTAAGTTGTGCATTTATGATCTTCCGTGTTTTGTATTGTGCCTCTGAATTTGAAAATGTAGTCTTGTAGATAGATATATGGCATGTATTCTTATAGCTTCTTTTACAGGTTGGGTTAATCGTTTTGCCCATGCTGGTGATGCTGCTATGGAAGTCGCAGGAAACACGGCAGAACGGGTGAGTTATTTTATGCAGAATGCATAACTTTTGTAATCTCCCAGAAGAACAGCTTATTTCATAGTAATTTGGATACATGATTTAACTGCGGTTTTTGTTGGCTTTCTACGCATGTTCCTAGAAACTAGAAAGGGAAAATTGCAGCAAGTTTCACATTTACATATTTACATGGACATTTCATCTTTAATGGAAAGGGcaattgcatcaaattaatCTTACACACATCCACATTAGGTTGATCCACAGACTGTACTGATCTGTTCACTTTGAAGTTACATCTAGTCTCATGTGGcctatttctttgttttcttctttgcctTGGACTCGACTTTGATGATACCTTGCCCGGAGATGTGGCTAACCGTACATGCTCGGATTGAATTTTCCTGCAATTTAGTTTGGCCTCTATACTTCTTCGTGTTTGACCTTCCACTCATTGTTGCTTTGCTTTAATGTTATTTTCGTTATTAGACGAAATTTTGCTTTTGGTTGCTTAGGTGCATGCAAGTCTGATACTTTTCTTGCGTCGTTGCAGTTTAGACAAGCGAAGACAGAGATTGTTTCAGCTAGCAAAGTAGCGTATCGTTTCCTTGTGGGTGTTACAAGCAATGCCATAGCTTCTCCCGCGTCTCCTGAAAATTCAGACACAGGTACTCCTAGATTTCAGGCCGCATGGTTTAAGAATCTAATCACAACGGGAGCAAAGCCTTCTAGTAGTTCAGATTTCGAGAACAAGGAAGAAGATGTTCGGCAGAACCAGCAACCGCATGAAGAGCCGCCGCTGCAGCAGAATTCTCGAACATGGCAAAGTACGTAAATCCGAGGACACTTTGCTAGTGTGTACTAGTCAAATCCAAGCACAGGTCGATGAGTCCTGCGTCGTGTACCAATGAAGaaaattcttttgtttgttgAACAGAAGTATGCCCCATTCATGCCCCCAAAGAACTGGATTACATTCAATAGATTGCCCAGCTTGTAGTTGGTTTCATTACGTTACGCGATTTGTTATGTTATTCAACGTACGTTTTAGCAACGAAGAAACTTGTCCAACTTGACGGTAGAAGATGAAATTTTCATTCAGAAAATGCATCCCTTTTCGTCTTCACAAAATAGTAAAATTCAAAGGGACAGCTCTGAACTATACGAgttattcaattcaatccaatcTTGAACACCAAATGAGCTCCAAACTTGATCACAAGGTTTAATGGCCCGTTTGGTGAGCCTGTTGGTATTGAATTTGGCGGTGATTGGTTAGGCAGGACTTGTAACCTGTGTATATAGATAACTTATTTTATTGTGAattcct from Malus domestica chromosome 01, GDT2T_hap1 includes:
- the LOC103443092 gene encoding deSI-like protein At4g17486 gives rise to the protein MAEVVLHIYDVTNSGSDKTNSTILQINKIFKDGIGLGGIFHSAVQVYGDDEWSFGFCEQGSGVFSCPSGKNPMYTYRESIVLGTTHCSIFKVNQILRELSREWPGYSYDLLSKNCNHFCDELCERLGVPKLPGWVNRFAHAGDAAMEVAGNTAERFRQAKTEIVSASKVAYRFLVGVTSNAIASPASPENSDTGTPRFQAAWFKNLITTGAKPSSSSDFENKEEDVRQNQQPHEEPPLQQNSRTWQST